One segment of Curtobacterium poinsettiae DNA contains the following:
- a CDS encoding COX15/CtaA family protein, translating into MTRVGSPVEQDLRTGRWWSLPRVVDRRVVALAWASFVVEVVLIGTGGLVRLTASGLGCPTWPKCTADSLVSTPEMGIHGIIEFGNRLLTFVLVIVAVAMFLAVVRMLRTRPELFWLAFAQGVAIPVQAVIGGMSVWTNLNPFVVGLHFVVSAALTSVTAALVYRTTHGPRTAQRLVPGWYTGVVRGTVAAVVVTVLVGILTTGSGPHAGADAAVDGGRLHRTGFDPAVMEHVHAWPAYALFALTLVLVIGAVRLRRPSKWPLLLLVVEFLQIAVGLTQARTGLPVGLVGTHMVLAGLLVGAVTAVVLSTRASAGRDAVREPLDA; encoded by the coding sequence GTGACACGCGTCGGATCCCCCGTCGAGCAGGATCTCCGGACCGGACGGTGGTGGTCGCTCCCCCGCGTGGTCGACCGTCGCGTCGTGGCGCTGGCCTGGGCGTCCTTCGTGGTCGAGGTCGTGCTGATCGGCACCGGAGGGCTGGTGCGCCTCACCGCCTCGGGCCTCGGATGCCCCACCTGGCCCAAGTGCACGGCGGATTCGCTGGTCTCCACGCCGGAGATGGGCATCCACGGCATCATCGAGTTCGGCAACCGCCTGCTCACCTTCGTGCTCGTGATCGTGGCCGTCGCGATGTTCCTCGCGGTCGTCCGGATGCTCCGCACGCGCCCCGAACTCTTCTGGCTCGCGTTCGCTCAGGGCGTCGCGATCCCCGTGCAGGCCGTCATCGGCGGCATGAGCGTCTGGACGAACCTGAACCCCTTCGTGGTCGGGCTGCACTTCGTCGTCTCCGCCGCGCTCACCTCGGTGACCGCTGCGCTGGTCTACCGGACGACGCACGGCCCGCGCACCGCCCAGCGGCTCGTCCCCGGCTGGTACACGGGTGTCGTCCGCGGCACCGTCGCCGCCGTGGTCGTGACCGTGCTCGTCGGCATCCTGACCACCGGCAGCGGCCCGCACGCCGGAGCCGACGCCGCGGTCGACGGTGGGCGTCTGCACCGCACCGGATTCGACCCGGCGGTCATGGAGCACGTGCACGCCTGGCCCGCGTACGCCCTCTTCGCCCTGACCCTGGTGCTCGTCATCGGAGCCGTCCGCCTGCGCCGACCGAGCAAGTGGCCGCTGCTGCTGCTCGTCGTCGAGTTCCTGCAGATCGCGGTCGGCCTCACGCAGGCGCGCACGGGCCTGCCCGTCGGACTCGTCGGCACGCACATGGTGCTCGCCGGGCTGCTCGTCGGCGCGGTGACCGCCGTGGTGCTGTCGACGCGGGCCTCGGCCGGCCGAGACGCCGTCCGGGAACCACTCGACGCCTGA
- a CDS encoding heme o synthase — MTRPDTDRPRSPLSRKVRAYVSLTKPRVMELLLVTTAPTMFLAERGVPDLWLVFWTMLGGAMSAGSASAFNCYIDRDIDRLMKRTSTRPLVTGELSDREALVFSWVLGILSTAVLGFLVNWLAAALSVIAILIYVFVYTLWLKRRTPQNIVWGGSAGCMPVLIGWAGVTGSLTWTPVILFMVIFLWTPPHYWPLSMKYRDDYDAADVPMLAVVRGRTVVGLQVVLYAWATLVCSLLLIPVGHMGPLYTVVALAGGIWFVVESHRLYSRAIQHVEHVQPMRVFHSSITYLTLLFIAVGIDPLLPQVFTF, encoded by the coding sequence GTGACCCGGCCCGACACCGATCGACCCCGATCGCCGCTGTCCCGCAAGGTCCGTGCGTACGTCTCGTTGACGAAGCCGCGCGTGATGGAGCTGCTGCTCGTCACCACGGCGCCGACGATGTTCCTCGCCGAACGCGGCGTCCCCGACCTGTGGCTCGTCTTCTGGACGATGCTGGGCGGAGCGATGTCGGCCGGTTCGGCGTCGGCCTTCAACTGCTACATCGACCGGGACATCGACCGGCTGATGAAGCGGACCAGCACCCGCCCGCTCGTCACCGGGGAGCTGTCCGACCGCGAGGCGCTCGTGTTCTCGTGGGTGCTCGGCATCCTGTCGACCGCGGTGCTCGGGTTCCTGGTGAACTGGCTGGCCGCCGCGCTGAGCGTCATCGCGATCCTGATCTACGTGTTCGTCTACACGCTGTGGCTCAAGCGCCGCACCCCGCAGAACATCGTCTGGGGCGGCTCGGCCGGCTGCATGCCGGTGCTCATCGGCTGGGCGGGCGTCACCGGGTCGCTGACCTGGACCCCGGTCATCCTGTTCATGGTGATCTTCCTCTGGACGCCGCCGCACTACTGGCCGCTGTCGATGAAGTACCGCGACGACTACGACGCGGCCGACGTGCCGATGCTCGCCGTGGTCCGTGGCCGCACCGTCGTCGGCCTGCAGGTCGTGCTCTACGCCTGGGCGACGCTCGTCTGCTCACTGCTGCTCATCCCGGTCGGGCACATGGGTCCGCTCTACACGGTCGTCGCGCTGGCGGGCGGCATCTGGTTCGTCGTCGAGTCGCACCGCCTGTACTCGCGGGCCATCCAGCACGTCGAGCACGTGCAGCCGATGCGGGTCTTCCACAGCTCGATCACGTACCTGACGCTGCTCTTCATCGCCGTGGGCATCGACCCGCTGCTGCCGCAGGTCTTCACCTTCTAG
- the tkt gene encoding transketolase, giving the protein MAEFTWDAIDRKAVDTARVLAADSVEAAGNGHPGTAMSLAPLAHLLFQKVMRRDPSDATWIGRDRFILSAGHASILQYVQFYLHGYGLELEDLQHLRKWGSKTPGHPEYGHTDGVEITTGPLGQGLASSVGFAYAQRFERGLFDPETPAGQSPFDHFTYVIAGDGDMQEGVTNEAGSLAGRQQLGNLIAFYDSNQISIEDNTDIAFSESVPERYEALGWHVQIVDWKKTGEYSEDVEELHAAIEAAKQVTDKPSLIVLKTIIGWPSPTKQNSGKIHGSALGADEIKGLKEVLGFDTDKTFEVAPEVLEYTRGAVAKGQAEHAEWQKTFDAWAAANADKKALFDRVQSKELPEGLEAALPVFPTDKAVSTRAASGKVINAIAPLMPEFWGGSADLAESNLTTIEGAKSFGPAEASTSTWSTDPYGRVLHFGIREHAMGSILNGIVLHGNTRPFGGTFLIFSDYMRPAVRLAALMQAPAIYVWTHDSIALGEDGPTHQPIEQVSSLRAIPGLDVVRPADANEVAYAWLEMLKHTDRPAGIALSRQNLPVFERGEGDASGEVFASAKNVAKGAYILAEAPNGTPDVILIATGSEVQIAVEAREQLKAEGINARVVSAPSIEWFRAQSENYQDQVLPKDVTARVSVEAGIAMSWRDIVGDKGRSVSIEHFGASADYQTLFKEFGFTTEHVVAAAKESIAAS; this is encoded by the coding sequence GTGGCTGAATTCACCTGGGACGCCATCGACCGGAAGGCCGTCGACACGGCCCGCGTTCTCGCCGCCGACTCGGTCGAGGCCGCCGGCAACGGTCACCCCGGCACCGCGATGAGCCTCGCTCCGCTCGCCCACCTGCTCTTCCAGAAGGTGATGCGTCGCGACCCCAGCGACGCCACCTGGATCGGCCGCGACCGCTTCATCCTCTCCGCCGGTCACGCCTCGATCCTCCAGTACGTGCAGTTCTACCTGCACGGCTACGGGCTCGAGCTCGAGGACCTGCAGCACCTGCGCAAGTGGGGCTCGAAGACCCCGGGTCACCCGGAGTACGGCCACACCGACGGTGTCGAGATCACCACGGGCCCGCTCGGCCAGGGCCTCGCGTCCTCGGTCGGCTTCGCCTACGCCCAGCGCTTCGAGCGCGGCCTGTTCGACCCGGAGACCCCGGCCGGTCAGTCGCCGTTCGACCACTTCACCTACGTGATCGCCGGTGACGGTGACATGCAGGAGGGCGTGACCAACGAGGCAGGCTCGCTCGCGGGTCGCCAGCAGCTCGGCAACCTCATCGCCTTCTACGACTCGAACCAGATCTCGATCGAGGACAACACCGACATCGCGTTCTCGGAGAGCGTCCCCGAGCGCTACGAGGCGCTCGGATGGCACGTCCAGATCGTCGACTGGAAGAAGACCGGCGAGTACTCCGAGGACGTCGAGGAGCTCCACGCCGCGATCGAGGCCGCCAAGCAGGTCACCGACAAGCCGTCGCTCATCGTCCTCAAGACGATCATCGGCTGGCCGTCGCCGACCAAGCAGAACTCGGGCAAGATCCACGGTTCGGCGCTCGGCGCCGACGAGATCAAGGGCCTCAAGGAGGTCCTCGGCTTCGACACCGACAAGACCTTCGAGGTGGCCCCCGAGGTCCTCGAGTACACCCGCGGTGCCGTCGCCAAGGGCCAGGCCGAGCACGCCGAGTGGCAGAAGACCTTCGACGCGTGGGCCGCCGCCAACGCCGACAAGAAGGCGCTGTTCGACCGTGTCCAGTCGAAGGAACTCCCGGAGGGCCTCGAAGCAGCGCTCCCGGTCTTCCCGACCGACAAGGCCGTCTCGACCCGTGCCGCTTCCGGCAAGGTCATCAACGCCATCGCGCCGCTGATGCCCGAGTTCTGGGGCGGTTCGGCCGACCTCGCCGAGTCGAACCTCACCACGATCGAGGGCGCCAAGTCCTTCGGTCCGGCCGAGGCCTCGACGTCGACGTGGAGCACCGACCCGTACGGCCGCGTGCTGCACTTCGGCATCCGCGAGCACGCCATGGGTTCGATCCTCAACGGCATCGTCCTGCACGGGAACACCCGCCCCTTCGGTGGCACGTTCCTCATCTTCAGCGACTACATGCGTCCGGCGGTCCGTCTCGCCGCGCTCATGCAGGCGCCGGCGATCTACGTCTGGACCCACGACTCGATCGCCCTCGGCGAGGACGGCCCGACGCACCAGCCGATCGAGCAGGTCTCGTCGCTCCGTGCGATCCCGGGGCTCGACGTCGTCCGCCCGGCCGACGCCAACGAGGTCGCCTACGCGTGGCTCGAGATGCTCAAGCACACCGACCGCCCGGCCGGCATCGCGCTGAGCCGCCAGAACCTCCCCGTGTTCGAGCGTGGCGAGGGTGACGCCTCCGGTGAGGTCTTCGCCTCGGCGAAGAACGTCGCCAAGGGTGCGTACATCCTGGCCGAGGCGCCCAACGGCACCCCGGACGTCATCCTCATCGCGACCGGTTCCGAGGTCCAGATCGCGGTCGAGGCTCGCGAACAGCTCAAGGCCGAGGGCATCAACGCCCGCGTCGTGAGCGCCCCGTCGATCGAGTGGTTCCGCGCCCAGTCCGAGAACTACCAGGACCAGGTGCTCCCGAAGGACGTCACCGCTCGCGTGTCGGTCGAGGCCGGCATCGCCATGAGCTGGCGCGACATCGTCGGCGACAAGGGCCGCAGCGTCTCGATCGAGCACTTCGGTGCCTCGGCCGACTACCAGACGCTCTTCAAGGAGTTCGGCTTCACGACGGAGCACGTCGTGGCCGCCGCGAAGGAATCGATCGCGGCTTCCTGA
- the tal gene encoding transaldolase → MAENTPTAALSAVGVSIWLDDLSRELLETGKLTELIEQKNVVGVTTNPTIFASALAKGERYDSQVKELAAAGTDVTDAIFEITTQDVANASDVFKPIYDETKGFDGRVSIEVEPGLAHDTAKTIEQAKFLFDKVGKENVLIKIPATLEGLEAITEVIGAGISVNVTLIFSLERYRAVIDAYLGGLEKAKAAGHDLSKIHSVASFFVSRVDSEIDKRLDAVGTDEAKALKSKAGIANAQLAYQVWTEAFASERALGLLESGANTQRPLWASTGVKDPSLPDTLYVTELAAPNTVNTMPGKTLDATFDHGEIHGDAIAGTFDQAQQVLDQLAAQGVDYDDVVALLEKEGVDKFNVSWGELVDTVKNALEGAK, encoded by the coding sequence ATGGCTGAGAACACCCCCACCGCCGCCCTCTCCGCGGTCGGCGTGAGCATCTGGCTCGACGACCTCTCCCGCGAGCTCCTCGAGACCGGCAAGCTCACCGAGCTCATCGAGCAGAAGAACGTCGTCGGCGTGACGACGAACCCGACGATCTTCGCGTCGGCCCTCGCCAAGGGCGAGCGCTACGACTCGCAGGTCAAGGAGCTCGCCGCTGCGGGCACCGACGTCACCGACGCGATCTTCGAGATCACCACGCAGGACGTCGCGAACGCCTCCGACGTCTTCAAGCCGATCTACGACGAGACCAAGGGCTTCGACGGCCGCGTCTCGATCGAGGTCGAGCCGGGCCTCGCGCACGACACCGCCAAGACCATCGAGCAGGCGAAGTTCCTGTTCGACAAGGTCGGCAAGGAGAACGTCCTCATCAAGATCCCGGCGACGCTCGAGGGTCTCGAGGCGATCACCGAGGTCATCGGCGCCGGCATCTCCGTCAACGTCACCCTGATCTTCTCGCTCGAGCGCTACCGCGCCGTCATCGACGCCTACCTCGGTGGGCTCGAGAAGGCCAAGGCCGCCGGCCACGACCTCTCCAAGATCCACTCCGTCGCGTCCTTCTTCGTGTCGCGCGTCGACTCCGAGATCGACAAGCGCCTGGACGCCGTCGGCACCGACGAGGCCAAGGCCCTCAAGTCGAAGGCCGGCATCGCCAACGCGCAGCTCGCGTACCAGGTCTGGACCGAGGCGTTCGCCTCGGAGCGCGCCCTCGGCCTGCTCGAGTCCGGTGCCAACACGCAGCGTCCGCTCTGGGCCTCGACCGGTGTCAAGGACCCGTCGCTCCCCGACACGCTCTACGTGACCGAGCTCGCCGCCCCGAACACCGTGAACACGATGCCGGGCAAGACGCTCGACGCCACGTTCGACCACGGTGAGATCCACGGCGACGCGATCGCCGGCACGTTCGACCAGGCGCAGCAGGTCCTCGACCAGCTCGCCGCGCAGGGCGTCGACTACGACGACGTCGTCGCGCTGCTCGAGAAGGAGGGCGTGGACAAGTTCAACGTCTCCTGGGGCGAGCTCGTCGACACCGTCAAGAACGCGCTCGAGGGCGCCAAGTAG
- a CDS encoding glucose-6-phosphate isomerase: MTVSIAASGDAARAIEHVVPRLVADLVASGITAQDADLWGTAAEAEASKRLGWVEAVSVSRPLVAEVTALRESLRAEGVDRVVLAGMGGSSLAPEVITRTAGVPLTVLDSTDPAQVRAAVTTDLERTVLVVSSKSGSTLETDSQRRVYEQAFRDAGIDPARRIVVVTDPGSALEAAAVDAGYRVFTADPTVGGRYSALTAFGLVPSGLAGADIAELLDEADAISALLSVDLDENPGLVLGAVLAGTEPLRDKIAIVPDGTHIVGFGDWVEQLIAESTGKDGRGLLPVVLHADSPEVSAGLPDVQVIRLVGSREDERHVTEGEVEITGTLGGQILVWEYAVAVAGRLLGINPFDQPDVEAAKVATRALLDDRPAPAAPAFSEGGIAVRATPGLAVGATLAEAVAGLLSALDPTGYVSVQAYVDRTTNSGLESLRDAIAARTERPVTFGYGPRFLHSTGQYHKGGPATGVFLQIVADETEDLAIPGRPFTFGQLLRAQAAGDASVLAEHGRPVLTLTTSDVHAATAAITSAVSH; this comes from the coding sequence GTGACGGTTTCCATCGCAGCCAGCGGCGATGCCGCGCGGGCCATCGAACACGTGGTCCCGCGGCTCGTCGCTGACCTGGTGGCCTCGGGCATCACCGCCCAGGACGCCGATCTGTGGGGAACCGCCGCCGAGGCCGAGGCGTCGAAGCGCCTCGGCTGGGTGGAGGCCGTCTCGGTCTCCCGCCCGCTCGTCGCCGAGGTGACCGCGCTGCGCGAGTCGCTCCGTGCCGAAGGGGTCGACCGCGTCGTCCTCGCCGGCATGGGCGGCTCGTCCCTCGCACCCGAGGTCATCACGCGCACCGCCGGAGTGCCCCTCACGGTCCTCGACTCGACCGACCCCGCACAGGTCCGCGCCGCCGTGACGACCGACCTCGAGCGCACCGTGCTCGTGGTCTCGTCGAAGTCCGGCTCGACGCTCGAGACCGATTCGCAGCGTCGTGTCTACGAGCAGGCCTTCCGCGACGCCGGCATCGACCCGGCCCGCCGCATCGTCGTCGTCACCGACCCGGGCTCCGCGCTCGAGGCCGCTGCGGTCGACGCCGGCTACCGCGTCTTCACCGCCGACCCCACGGTCGGCGGCCGCTACTCCGCGCTCACCGCCTTCGGCCTCGTGCCGTCCGGGCTCGCGGGAGCGGACATCGCCGAGCTCCTCGACGAGGCCGACGCGATCTCCGCGCTGCTCTCGGTCGACCTGGACGAGAACCCCGGGCTCGTGCTCGGTGCGGTCCTCGCCGGCACCGAGCCGCTGCGCGACAAGATCGCCATCGTGCCCGACGGCACGCACATCGTCGGCTTCGGCGACTGGGTCGAACAGCTGATCGCCGAGTCGACCGGCAAGGACGGCCGCGGCCTGCTGCCCGTCGTCCTGCACGCGGACTCCCCCGAGGTCTCCGCCGGCCTGCCCGACGTCCAGGTGATCCGCCTGGTCGGATCGCGCGAGGACGAGCGTCACGTGACCGAGGGCGAGGTCGAGATCACCGGCACGCTCGGTGGCCAGATCCTCGTCTGGGAGTACGCCGTCGCGGTCGCTGGTCGCCTGCTCGGCATCAACCCCTTCGACCAGCCCGACGTCGAGGCCGCCAAGGTCGCGACCCGTGCGCTGCTCGACGACCGGCCCGCTCCGGCTGCACCGGCGTTCTCCGAGGGCGGCATCGCCGTCCGCGCGACGCCCGGACTGGCGGTCGGTGCGACGCTCGCGGAAGCCGTGGCGGGCCTCCTGTCCGCCCTCGACCCGACCGGCTACGTGTCGGTGCAGGCGTACGTCGACCGCACCACGAACAGCGGCCTCGAGTCGCTGCGCGACGCGATCGCGGCGCGCACGGAGCGTCCCGTCACGTTCGGGTACGGTCCGCGGTTCCTGCACTCGACCGGCCAGTACCACAAGGGCGGCCCCGCCACGGGAGTGTTCCTCCAGATCGTGGCCGACGAGACGGAGGACCTGGCGATCCCGGGTCGGCCGTTCACGTTCGGGCAGCTCCTCCGGGCCCAGGCAGCCGGCGACGCGAGTGTCCTCGCCGAGCACGGCCGGCCGGTCCTCACCCTCACGACGTCGGACGTCCACGCCGCCACCGCGGCGATCACGTCCGCCGTCTCCCACTGA
- the zwf gene encoding glucose-6-phosphate dehydrogenase, giving the protein MSPVAITPEHNPLRLPTDRRLNRIAGPSTLIIFGVTGDLSRKKLMPAVYDLANRGLLPPGFALVGFARRDWEDQDFSQLVHDAVKEHSRTPFDEGVWRQLEQGIRFVQGSFDDPEAFRELKRTVDDLDAERGTLGNHAFYLSIPPKMFPVVTEQLKLSGLTEKREGSWSRVVVEKPFGSDLRTARELNAIVESVFAPDDVFRIDHYLGKETVQNLLTLRFANQMYEPIWNSNYVDHVQITMAEDIGVAGRAAYYDGIGAARDVIQNHLLQLLALTAMEEPVSFKAADLRAEKEKVLSAVRLPEDLSTATARGQYDGGWQGGEKVLGFLEEAGMNPESGTETYAAIKLDIATRRWQGVPFYLRAGKRLGRRVTEIAIVFKRVPEDVYGNTQSPLGQNALVIRVQPDEGVTLRFGSKVPGVGTQVRDVTMDFGYGHAFTEASPEAYERLILDVLLGDPPLFPRHQEVELSWKILDPIEEFWATQGQPEQYRPGTWGPASADALLARDGRTWRRP; this is encoded by the coding sequence ATGTCACCGGTGGCAATCACTCCGGAGCACAACCCGCTCCGGCTGCCGACGGATCGTCGACTGAACCGGATCGCGGGACCGAGCACGCTCATCATCTTCGGCGTGACGGGCGACCTGTCACGCAAGAAGCTGATGCCCGCGGTCTACGACCTGGCCAACCGGGGGCTCCTGCCCCCGGGGTTCGCGCTCGTCGGGTTCGCCCGTCGCGACTGGGAGGACCAAGACTTCTCCCAGCTCGTGCACGACGCCGTGAAGGAGCACTCGCGCACCCCGTTCGACGAGGGCGTCTGGCGTCAGCTCGAACAAGGCATCCGCTTCGTCCAGGGCTCGTTCGACGACCCCGAGGCGTTCCGCGAGCTCAAGCGCACCGTCGACGACCTCGACGCCGAGCGCGGGACGCTGGGCAACCACGCGTTCTACCTGTCCATCCCGCCGAAGATGTTCCCGGTCGTCACCGAGCAGCTGAAGCTGTCCGGGCTGACCGAGAAGCGCGAGGGCTCCTGGAGCCGCGTGGTCGTCGAGAAGCCCTTCGGCTCCGACCTCCGCACCGCGCGCGAACTCAACGCGATCGTCGAGAGCGTCTTCGCCCCCGACGACGTGTTCCGCATCGACCACTACCTCGGCAAGGAGACCGTCCAGAACCTGCTGACGCTCCGGTTCGCGAACCAGATGTACGAACCCATCTGGAACTCGAACTACGTCGACCACGTCCAGATCACGATGGCCGAGGACATCGGCGTCGCCGGACGCGCCGCGTACTACGACGGCATCGGTGCGGCGCGCGACGTCATCCAGAACCACCTCCTGCAGCTCCTCGCCCTCACCGCGATGGAGGAGCCCGTCTCGTTCAAGGCCGCTGACCTGCGCGCCGAGAAGGAGAAGGTGCTCTCCGCCGTGCGCCTGCCGGAAGACCTGTCGACCGCCACTGCCCGCGGGCAGTACGACGGTGGCTGGCAGGGCGGCGAGAAGGTGCTCGGCTTCCTCGAGGAGGCCGGGATGAACCCGGAGTCCGGTACCGAGACCTACGCGGCGATCAAGCTCGACATCGCCACACGTCGCTGGCAGGGCGTCCCGTTCTACCTGCGCGCCGGCAAGCGTCTCGGCCGTCGTGTGACCGAGATCGCGATCGTGTTCAAGCGCGTCCCCGAGGACGTCTACGGCAACACGCAGTCCCCGCTCGGCCAGAACGCGCTCGTCATCCGTGTCCAGCCGGACGAGGGCGTCACGCTCCGCTTCGGCTCGAAGGTCCCCGGCGTCGGCACCCAGGTGCGCGACGTGACGATGGACTTCGGCTACGGCCATGCGTTCACCGAAGCATCCCCCGAGGCGTACGAGCGACTCATCCTCGACGTGCTCCTCGGTGACCCGCCGCTGTTCCCGCGGCACCAGGAGGTCGAGCTGTCCTGGAAGATCCTCGACCCCATCGAGGAGTTCTGGGCCACGCAGGGCCAGCCCGAGCAGTACCGTCCCGGCACGTGGGGCCCGGCATCCGCCGACGCCCTGCTCGCCCGCGACGGTCGGACCTGGAGGCGTCCGTGA
- a CDS encoding glucose-6-phosphate dehydrogenase assembly protein OpcA, whose product MKIDMPDTTVSKIQKKLVRIREEGGAVALGRVLTLIISTALGHEEEAIEAANEASREHPMRVIIVSKNSGDTKSPGRLDAQIRVGSDAGASEVIVLRAYGETATDEESLVTGLLLPDAPVVAWWPQTAPEQPAASALGRIAQRRITDAAAQKDPNDAIEALGASYVPGDTDFAWTRLTLWRNQLAAALDQPPYEPITAVEVSGASDSPSTILLAAWLQLQLRVPVSVVTSPRATGSSGIHGVQLVRESGTIELERSLVDVATLSMPGQPTHDLSLPRRNLRDCLAEELRRLDPDVLFGDVVKHGVPQLRETIAR is encoded by the coding sequence GTGAAGATCGACATGCCCGACACCACGGTGTCGAAGATCCAGAAGAAGCTCGTCCGCATCCGCGAAGAGGGCGGCGCCGTCGCCCTCGGCCGCGTGCTGACCCTCATCATCTCGACGGCCCTCGGCCACGAGGAAGAGGCGATCGAGGCGGCGAACGAGGCGTCCCGCGAGCACCCGATGCGCGTGATCATCGTCTCGAAGAACAGCGGTGACACGAAGTCCCCCGGCCGCCTCGACGCGCAGATCCGCGTCGGCAGCGACGCGGGTGCGAGCGAGGTCATCGTCCTCCGTGCGTACGGCGAGACCGCGACCGACGAGGAGAGCCTGGTCACCGGCCTCCTGCTGCCGGACGCACCCGTCGTCGCATGGTGGCCGCAGACCGCTCCCGAGCAGCCCGCGGCGTCAGCCCTCGGCCGCATCGCGCAGCGACGGATCACGGACGCGGCCGCGCAGAAGGACCCGAACGACGCGATCGAGGCGCTCGGCGCGTCCTACGTGCCGGGTGACACCGACTTCGCGTGGACCCGTCTGACCCTGTGGCGGAACCAGCTCGCCGCGGCGCTCGACCAGCCGCCGTACGAGCCGATCACCGCAGTCGAGGTCTCCGGAGCGTCTGACAGCCCGTCGACGATCCTCCTCGCCGCCTGGCTCCAGCTGCAGCTCCGGGTGCCGGTGTCCGTCGTCACGTCGCCGCGCGCGACGGGGTCGAGCGGCATCCACGGTGTGCAGCTCGTCCGCGAGTCCGGCACCATCGAGCTCGAGCGTTCCCTGGTGGACGTCGCCACGCTCTCGATGCCCGGGCAGCCGACGCACGACCTGTCGCTGCCACGCCGCAACCTGCGCGACTGCCTGGCCGAGGAACTCCGTAGACTCGACCCGGACGTCCTCTTCGGAGACGTCGTCAAGCACGGGGTGCCCCAGCTGCGCGAGACCATCGCCCGCTGA
- the pgl gene encoding 6-phosphogluconolactonase: MTNERRVLVHPDKQALGASVAARFITKIIDVLDEQERADIAISGGSVSSLVLAAIGQSPARESVDWSKVHVWWVDERWVPAGDADRNTTGTQTDFFDHVDIPESNIHPMPASDAGIDIEQAALQYERELQDAAYEGAVAPRFDITLLGVGPDGHTASLFPEFPQLTVTDRAVVSVDDSPKPPPQRLTVTFPVINASQRVWVILSGAEKASVLGLALAGASIEDVPVGGVQGRKRTVFFVDQDAARDVPENLIASTY; this comes from the coding sequence GTGACCAACGAACGGCGGGTGCTCGTGCACCCGGACAAGCAGGCCCTCGGCGCTTCGGTCGCCGCACGCTTCATCACCAAGATCATCGACGTGCTCGACGAGCAGGAGCGTGCCGACATCGCGATCAGCGGTGGCTCGGTGTCGTCCCTCGTCCTCGCCGCGATCGGCCAGTCGCCGGCTCGTGAGAGCGTCGACTGGTCGAAGGTCCACGTGTGGTGGGTCGACGAGCGCTGGGTGCCGGCCGGTGACGCCGACCGCAACACCACGGGGACGCAGACCGACTTCTTCGACCACGTCGACATCCCGGAGTCGAACATCCACCCGATGCCCGCGTCCGACGCCGGCATCGACATCGAGCAGGCTGCGCTGCAGTACGAGCGCGAGCTGCAGGACGCCGCGTACGAGGGCGCCGTCGCTCCGCGCTTCGACATCACGCTGCTCGGCGTCGGTCCCGACGGACACACCGCCTCGCTCTTCCCGGAGTTCCCGCAGCTCACGGTCACCGACCGTGCCGTCGTGTCGGTCGACGACTCCCCCAAGCCGCCGCCGCAGCGTCTGACCGTCACCTTCCCCGTGATCAACGCCTCGCAGCGCGTCTGGGTGATCCTCTCCGGCGCCGAGAAGGCCTCGGTCCTCGGGCTGGCCCTCGCCGGTGCGTCGATCGAAGACGTCCCCGTCGGTGGCGTGCAGGGTCGCAAGCGCACGGTCTTCTTCGTGGACCAGGATGCCGCGCGCGACGTCCCCGAGAACCTCATCGCGTCGACGTACTAG
- a CDS encoding RNA polymerase-binding protein RbpA yields MASGGSAIRGSRVGAGPMGEQDRGVQAERVAISYWDALGNEVVRYFAANLPDEEIPETVDSPSSGLPAGRDKENPPVVSKTEPYKTHLAYVKERRTEEEAAQLLEDALQQLRERRGTMAKKS; encoded by the coding sequence ATGGCAAGCGGAGGCAGTGCAATCCGAGGGTCCCGCGTCGGCGCGGGACCGATGGGCGAACAGGACCGCGGGGTCCAGGCAGAGCGGGTGGCGATCTCGTACTGGGACGCCCTCGGCAACGAGGTCGTGCGGTACTTCGCCGCGAACCTGCCCGACGAAGAGATCCCCGAGACGGTGGACTCGCCGTCGAGTGGTCTGCCGGCCGGTCGCGACAAGGAGAACCCGCCCGTGGTCTCCAAGACGGAGCCCTACAAGACCCACCTCGCGTACGTGAAGGAACGCCGCACCGAGGAAGAGGCAGCGCAGCTCCTCGAGGACGCGCTCCAGCAGCTCCGAGAGCGTCGCGGCACCATGGCGAAGAAGAGCTAG
- the secG gene encoding preprotein translocase subunit SecG codes for MAILSVVLQVLLAITSLLLTLLILLHKGRGGGLSDMFGGGVTSNLGASGVAERNLNRITVILGLVWIVSIIVLGLINKFTAGV; via the coding sequence GTGGCGATACTCTCCGTCGTGCTGCAGGTCCTGCTCGCAATCACGAGCCTCCTGCTCACGCTCCTCATCCTGCTGCACAAGGGCCGCGGTGGTGGCCTCTCCGACATGTTCGGCGGTGGGGTCACGAGCAACCTCGGTGCGTCCGGTGTGGCCGAGCGCAACCTCAACCGCATCACGGTGATCCTCGGTCTGGTCTGGATCGTCTCCATCATCGTGCTCGGTCTCATCAACAAGTTCACGGCGGGGGTCTGA